The DNA segment GGATAGCTTCCGTGTTGAGGGCCAGCGGGACGGCGTACACCAGAGGGAGTGCAGACAGGTAGCCAACCTGCACCGCGTGGGAAAACATGACCGCCAGTGGGCCGAATGTGATGAGGATTACCACGTCTCCCAGGGCCACGTATTTGAGGCCGATGCCTGGGAAAAGAGTGAACAGGAGCCACATTTAATCTTTGAATAACTGTGGTGTTATCAAATCccaaaagtacaaatgtatagCAGCATGTTTTCACCTTCTCATTCATACTGTCTGGTTCCATATGTGCATATCAGGGAAGTCAACTGTAGTATGGATCAAGCATAgaaaacactggatcctacatgTCTCATAATGCATCAAGTACCTTTTCATTTGGCCTGGTAAACTTTCAAACTCCTCTCCCTCAGGTTGTAACACAggttttatatattatatttgtaGTCTAAAAGACAAACTACATAGAAATTAATGCATGTaactcattggtttgtggactcctgttttgaagcatcaagtctggcattttggctgttgccatgttggttttttggagccagaggcgACCTGAAGTGACcgtatttggacgagagggtggagctggagaggagcaaggtgtggatctgactgagagcctGAGGTGACACCGCCTGTAGCAgccagcctgtcactcagagctGCCACACCCTTAATAATGTGTGCCTGTAAGCTTTAATAAAACGTGAATAAGCGAGTTATACAAAAATCTACCCccctacagttgtcatgaacagggaaagtagctatagagaccaaaactgtgtAGCAGCAGGCTGCACTCATGTTTATTTCTGGCGTAATGTTGGGCATTacaacatgggggtctatggggattgactcacttctggagcctgcctcaagtggccctCAAGgacctgcagtttttggcactcctcatgttggcttcatttttccgTCCCAGAGATTGCAGCTTGCTTAAAGCTGAAGCTGAGATGACCTTCATGGCATCCATagggttattttctcagacttaaCTATTTTCACAAGATGAGTAGCACCAGTAAAACTGTCCTTTATGTGTATCTGTGACAGTAGATTTCCCCTCACTGTACTTTTCTTTATCTACATGAGGAAAACACTTTTAAGTAAatacacaccaaaacaatattgGGCTGAATCACAAAGTGTGGCtgtgacaaaaaaagaacatcCCATCATTTAAACATGTTGCAGGATTCTCCCTGTTTTGCTAAATGAGATTCTGATGGAAGATGTGCACTGAACACTTGGCCATTCATAGGGAGTGATGAATCGACGTTCATTCAGAAATGTAACACATCAGTGTCATGTTtgaaaaacacactgactgccttaaagtgacagttcacccaaaCCCTAACATAAGGCGCGTGTAGCTCAGCTGGTAGGGTTGGTGATTAAACACAACGGAACAGTTGATGCTGACATCTGCTAAATGCACAATAAACATTTCTCAAATACTAAACCTTGAAACATAGAACCCAAACTTGTGCATGGATAaataagtgatttttttttaatatttggagTCAGTGGACCATTCTCTGTCCAATAAAACAAGTTCATcggtgtttgtttttctgacctCTGGTAACCACATGTGACAGCAACAACTTTCCTGGCATCATAAGCAAGTTGCTATTTTACAATCAATAACCTTTTGGACCTGACGCTACTAACATGCAGTTGTGCCTAGTGTGGTTTAAAGAAGCTggatgtgacattcagagcattgatATGAGACCATATATGAGCCACCAATAACGTCACGCTCCTTCTGTCTTCTTTGTTGTCATAGACCATCCAGCCAAGTGTCCGTGTTGTTGCATGTGAGCCCCTGAATGCGtttcccactggctagctaatcgctgCCCCTCTGCACTGTGATTACTGATTATGCTGCTGACTTCCTGACCCACCGTGGCAAGATGGTGTTGTTGTGGAAGTGTAACGTCCCCACTCCAGTCTCCTTTAAacataaggtgtgtgtgtgtgtgtgtgtgtttgcttttaaTGACTGGGGCCGCAGATGATGAAGTGAGGCAGCAATCCAAGAGATTCACGTTAATATTTTACTCACCTCCAGTGTATAAAAAAGAGCTGGACAGTCCCCCGAAGTAAATAAGAGCTAGGTGCTCCAGTCTAAGTGTAGACAGGAAATAGAGCAGAGTGGCACACAAGCACCCCAAAGAATATAACAACGCTCCAAACATGACAACATCCTGCGGTGCCAGGATTTCATCCACCAGAGTCCTATCGTCGCTCTTCTTGTGGTCAATCCCTTTGGAGAAGTCATAGTAGGTGTTTACGAGGTTGCCCGCCCCGTGGACTAAAAGGACCGTCACCGCACACACCATCAGGATGACCAAGTCCACGGAGCCCTCCAGTTTGTACGCCAAGGCGCTGCCGAGGGCCACGGGTGTGAGCGAGGCACTGAAGCTCCACGGTCTCAGTGCGAGCACGTAGGCCGCACACTTTTGCCTCACATCTGAAGCAACGCGGGCCATCCTCGACCTGTGGTTTGTGCCTGGAGGATGACTGACCAAGTTATTCAGGCTAGTCTGCCATTGTTGGCCATTGTGACCGTTTGATCCAGCCAATATTAATGTTTCTGCCCTGCTTTGTTTCTGCTCATTGGCCATTCCTCTGCAAGGGGTGTAGAGTACCAGCAAAGTTCCCAAATGTCAGTCTGGTGTTCCTgtaatattaaaaacataaaaaaaacattacaagacAGTTGACggtgcaaaaaaacaacaacacagctttgACAAGAAATTTTAACAGTTCTCTTGTATAAAACAGGGCTAAGGAACAATTTTTAAACTAAATGAAATGTCCTATATGTGGAAAGGAATTCCTGATCTAAATCAGGAGACTACAAgccatgttttatattgtaaggTCACATTCTTTAGTGACCACAGAAGAGTTTGGCAtactttgtaaaataaaaatagggtTACATTATGTTTATATTTCCCAATATAATATGCTTATCTATGgtattgaaagaaaaaagcaagtGGACAGAGAATTTTACCTGTGCACGCATCTCCTCTACTCTTCCACTGTCAAACGTTATACACATACCACCGTTAAAAACATGGTTTCCAGTTTAGATTCCAGTAAAGTATTTGTTCACCAACAAGTACCCTGCTGTTATCATTAATTCAAAGGTTGCTGTAactgattataataataatagcagcaTGCTAATAATTGTGTCACTCATTGTGTACTTGCGGGCAGTGATACCTAAAATGTATGTTAACACAGAATGAGTATTTTTGGGTTTACTGCTGTATGTGTATTGTTGGTCTTTTGGAGAACCAAAGGTGGGTATGCAAGTTGTATTTAATATATTTGGTACCCCTAAAATTGTTCCCCAGCATCCCCCCCCATTTAAAATGATCTAGATCCACCACTGCAAAGATCACAGATAATATAATATTTCCATAAAGTTACTTGATACTTATTTAGCATACATAATCAAACGATTTAAGACTCTTCCAGGACCTGCAGACGCCCTGTTAATTATATGTCAATTATCTTACAAAGTATGAGTATTAACTGCATGACAAATAGAGGTACTACAGCAGATCTGTTAATGATCCCAGCAGGCCCAGGGGGTAGAGGGGGAAAAGTCATGTATAGCTGCTGACAATGAAACAAGTAACACTACAGTAAGAGTCCTGCCTGACACTCAGAGTAAAGTGGGTGTTGTCGAAGCCGGACAAACAGTAGCTAAGTGTTTAGCTTTCCAATACACGTGGCATTTCATTAAATaccacttacacacacatgccGGAGAAACTAACGTGGCCCAACACCCGCCACCTCGATAAGAGCACCGTACCCGAGAGGGGCAAACCACATCGCACTAACTACTGAGATTATGGGATTAAAGCTAACTGGTTAGCCACGGAGCTAGCGCCTCTGAGaagggacagagaggaggaaatgtCTGACAGTGGTTCCTACCTGTTATGTCTTCAACATCCGACACAAACTGGGCTTCTCTCCGCTTACAAACATATTTCTGTGCCCGCTGAGCCAGGTACAGTAAGAGGCAGCGACATATCTTACGTGTCAACTTCGAGGGTATTTGACTGGTTGGCAACTGTGAACCCTGCTGCACCTGACGGGCGCCATTTCCTCCGCCAGGAGTGCAACTTCGTATAGAGGTCAAGGAAACTGCTTCTCATACAATGGTTCCGACTAGCATTttattccttccttcctttggAGACTTCGGCACAACAcgaaaaataatacaataataaaaacatatatattcaCTTTATGGCGAAACATTAAATACAGTACCATAATAGATTATAATAGTTACTTCGCAGACCATTAAAATGTGATcttgatttaattttgaaaaaaatatcaaataacatcatatttttattttttattttgtgttgttgttgttgttgttcttcttcttcttcttcttattattattatattttaattatcattattacctttttttcttttattttcttttatgtttatgaataatgttttctttaatatGGTTCTACAAACTTGtgatttgtcattttttctAAAGCATAAGaagcatatttgaatatatatatatatatatatatatatatatatatatatatatatatatatatatatatatattaataattcattctgtgttgtattttcaaatattcagtagcCTATATAATAGCCTCTGAAAACCTAGCAATGAAAAGGATTTAATCTGCATAGATCATACTTCATATGTTCATTACAGCTGCAAATAACAACTGTTTTCATTGTCATTAAACTGTTAATTGTTTTCTTGATTCATCAGTTAGTTGTTTGTTCTACAAAATGTCAGAGTATGGTGAAAATGATTGTTTCCTAAAACCTGAGATGATGTCTTCAAATATCTTGCTtggtccacaacccaaagatactACTTTACTGACTTTACTGTCATGGAGGAGTAAAGACTCcaggaaatattcacatttaagaagctgggatcagagaattttgactttttctttcCTTATAGAAATACTCAAACCCATCAATTGATTATAAAATTAGCTGGTGAtgaatttaatagttgacaactaattaattaatcattgcagctctaatgTTCATAGCTAAGTAGGGCCCTGTTTCCACCCATCCAAGCTCTCTGTGAAGACatgaacaaataataaaaaagtgatgagataagaaaaaaatacgATTAAATCTTTTATGAACCAAAACCTGTGCCAGAATGATAGCCCAAGTTCCAAGGTCCAACTTCATACAGCCAAAGCTGAACTATAACACCGCCATGTTGCTACCAAATAGTGAACCTATTCAAAATAGCTGATGCATAATGGCACACATATCTAGGCTTTTAATGGAATgacaagtgcaatttctttctttcaacAAATAGAAACTGTCAGAAGATACTAATGAAGAGGTGGTGCAACTGCAACATCCCTGCATGCAGGTACAGTGCAGTTTAATGTAGCAGTGATTTGCCCACACTCCATCTCTAAAAGGGTGGACGTTGCCAACATGAAGCAATATAGCTAGTGTTTTGGATACAGTGATGTATCTCACAACCTGTTATCATTATCAAGCAAACAAGAAATCACTTTATCTCTAAGTCTGGGTAGGTTATAGCTACTGGTTCATAAGTATAAATCTttgctgaaaaacattttattttttattttaatgtgcacaggAATTTAGGACAAAGACTGCAACCGTGCTTCTTGGCTGCTATAaattaactaaaaaaaacactggtttattatttcTTGAGAGGTTGATAGGCGCAGGTGGAACTAATATTGTTAAAGATATCTCTATTTCATATACATAAGCCAAACCAAGGAGTCACATGCACAATACCAGAACCCTGGGACTGATATAATGATATGCAGCCACCGCTAATGATATTGattacacctgtgcttctcTTACAATCACATGTCCAAATGTCTGCTGTCAAAAATGATTACCACTAGTTTATTATAAGCATCAGCTGTGTTGGATCTTTCAGCTTTGATTTGATCTGGTATTCTTAATCATCAGACTAAAAAGGGAAGCTCAAGCAAGATTgtacagaaaagcagcaaaagaTCACACACTGTATTGCTCTGTGCTGACAATAtttttacacacataaacatgttaATGTCATGGTCACACTGTAGGGCACCAGATTGCAGTTACTGTTTTAGGGACCTGATTATGTAAGTGCTTGGGggatgagtcctaaaacctggaaatgagtttgcatttttgcactccCAGTTCCCTCTTCACAAAGTCAGAGGGCTTTTTTTGAACGGATTTTAGTCAGATGCCTAAAATAAGGTGTGtgattaacacaagcttaagagactttgaCGTTTTGCTCTGCGACATAagatatgtcagtaaatacctgACTCAAGAAgtctgaagcctttaagtttaagtttatttactttattaatccccctgaggagaaattcaatgttttcactcttgcttgtcaattacacacaggtccgaaagacacacacatgcacaaacaggacctatacatgcacaaagtggagagatgtcagagtgagggggctgcccttggtgaggcgccccgagcgatTGGGGgattcggtgccttgctcaagggcacctcggcagtgcccaggaggtgaaatggcccctctccagccaccagtccacgctccatatttttggtccagacggggactcgAGCTGgccaccctccagttcccaactcaagtccctatggactgagctactgccgccccatgTCTTAAAAAAGTAGTTGCTAACAATTGGGTacatgagactacagaatgtcatcacactgaacactgctgtacagccttgttgtggtcgCAATGTTGAAGTCATACGACCATGGTGTAGTTCATATATAACCCAGTGTTAGCTTTTCATTTCTGGCGATTGTATTAAGGTCTCAAATCAGTGCACTTTCTGCAAAATCCAGAAAATATTGTCCAGATGCGGCCTATCCACCCTTTACTACAATGATGTAACTATGTAGAAGGCAGTGGTGTGCACAAGGGCTGACTGTCACTCAAGGGCGTaagttttatttcaacattgcGGGGAGAAGCACGTATAAAATGGGGTTAAGATGCTCGCCAACATAAAATGTTGAGCGCCAAACTGCAGTCTGGtgaattttaatgcaccaattTGTTCCTTTCTGCATTAATTCATGGTGCAAATGTCTTTAACATGGTCATAACAAAGGCCCTCTACTacttttaagtgtttattgAAGGGGGGCGAATGCACATGTGCCACCCTTCTTTAATCTACACCTATGCCGTTTCTTACCCAAGCAGCCCAGAGTTCCCTCTACAACTAGCAGTACTGCAAACTAAATCAACTTTGAAGATGTAATAGATGCTGTTGCTAGAGTTTTGCCTCTTCAGGCTTTTTTACTTCTCCATGCACCTTGGAAGGAGGTGAAGTTGTGCCGGAAATCCCTACTCCACCTCACTAAATCAACTTTGCCATGCCAGTGCAAGCAACCTACAGTATACTCACTGTAGCCCCTGTAATGCCCATGTCATACTTGGAAGTCACAGTGGGAGGAGACACAACTGGAAAGTTTTGTAACTTTACAAAACtctaaacagttaaaaaaaaacttgctttGTTTGATATGATTGCACACTAGACTGGATTTTATTTGGAGCCTTGGGACCTTTAAATTGACTAGATTGGTGACAGAATTATGTGTAGCAATCCTGGGTGATGCCTTTCTGTTTTCTACCCTGCCctgaaaatgtgtgtgcatgccacAGTGGGTTAAGCAGAGAAGAccaaactactttttttttccagcagcattaCATAAACCTCAGAAAATCATGTTCAAAATAAGAAGCCATCTGATTCTGCTTTAGCTGAGCTCCGGTGGTTGCAACAAGTGGTTTGATGGACAGAGCGCGTTTGGTTTTCATTAGATCGTCTCGACACTGACCCCCTGCCCCATCTACAGTAATATGAAACCAGCCTTCTGGCAGGCGCACTGTGCGGAAGAGAGCCGAGCAGAGCTGATGCAGTCTGCATTGCTTAACTGCGCTGCTGCACACAGAAGCTGCCCACGTAGTAACACACTGCCCAAACGTGCCATGGCCAAGAGGCAGTGTTCACGGGCATAGATGGTAACCCTGTGCAGTCTTCGCTTGAGGGATTATTagtgtttttggtttgttcCTGGAGGTGTGATATCGCAGCCATGGTGTGCTGTCAGACTCCCAGAAGTTTACGCAGAGGCGAGTGGGGCTTCGCTCCTCTGCTGGCTGCCGCGCTGCTCAGTCTGCTGTTCGCAGGGATGCAACAGTCCACAGCGTTTCCCACCTGGAGGTTAGAGGTATGCTGTGACCACTTCATGATGTGTAGGAACTGTGACTGCAACTGTGAACTCCAATATACTGTCTGGTTTGTAATTATAAAGTTATACAAGTGAGTTGTTTCCTCTatcatttacaagaaaaaccAACACCAAACTTCATTCAGAATTCCATGACTTAACATTTGCCCTAAGTTTCCTTGTAGCTAAAATGTACGAAAGCTACGGCTTCAAATTATATTTGATTATTAAACGCCACTTTTCAATTCGGCGTATAGCCTACTTTATTTCATTACACGAGGCAGCACTTCTTTCAAACAGCAACTAATATTTGTGAGTAAATGATTCAGGTATAATCACTGTCTTGCCCTTATACAGTAGCTGTGAACTCAAATGTAGAAATTTGATTTATAGTGAAACAAAGAGATACTTGGTGGATCTTTATACGCCGAATTCACCGTGAGTACATCCAGATTTAAAACCTGCCTTATTATGTATGTACAAGCAGTGTACATTTGACAGtcagtaaaatgaaattaaaatctaacatttttaaatgaagtATGGTCTGGTATCACTTTGAGGTCAGAATTAGAATCAACAGTCAGTGATTTTTCAAAGTAGCCAAGTGTATAGCATCATTCACATAATTTTCTGTCACTGTTCTGAGTCCTGCATTAGAACTGTCCATGCAATTTCAATCATTCCTCCGGTTTCTTAAAATATATCATTAGTTGGACATCATCTCATGAAGTCACTCAGTTATAGCTTATCCATGGCAGTAGGCATCAGATTCAATTAATTTTCACTTGAGGTGGAGAAGTTAGATGAAGACCATAATTACATTAGGCAATGGAATGGATCCCTGTACAGTAATATCTTCAGTCAATTGGATAACTGTGTTCCTCCAGACTGCCACCCACCCACTGTGATACAGAGCCTGAGGGATAGCTTTATGTCATTTCCTTTGCCACACACTCATTATGTGTCAGTCAAGAAGACTGCTGCTGAGGATTACATAACTGCCTTAGATAAGCTTCTCATAGGCCACCAGAATGAATTACAGCAGAAAGAGTCATTAGAGTCTAAATTGGCCAAAATGCAGCCAAAGagcatttttaaatgtgttttctctTATTTATAGTGAAAATAATGCACTATTTACATGACTCAAAATCATGAGATGTATCAGAACATGCATAAAAACCCCTATTAGCTAACTATATCTCAATAA comes from the Epinephelus lanceolatus isolate andai-2023 chromosome 8, ASM4190304v1, whole genome shotgun sequence genome and includes:
- the ubiad1 gene encoding ubiA prenyltransferase domain-containing protein 1, with amino-acid sequence MANEQKQSRAETLILAGSNGHNGQQWQTSLNNLVSHPPGTNHRSRMARVASDVRQKCAAYVLALRPWSFSASLTPVALGSALAYKLEGSVDLVILMVCAVTVLLVHGAGNLVNTYYDFSKGIDHKKSDDRTLVDEILAPQDVVMFGALLYSLGCLCATLLYFLSTLRLEHLALIYFGGLSSSFLYTGGIGLKYVALGDVVILITFGPLAVMFSHAVQVGYLSALPLVYAVPLALNTEAILHSNNTRDMDSDKQAGIVTLAILIGPTLSYVLYNLLLFVPYVLFCILATRYTISMALPLLTLPMAFPLEKQFRSRCYAKIPQKTAKLNLLMGLFYVFGIILAPPGSLPSL